From a region of the Takifugu flavidus isolate HTHZ2018 chromosome 18, ASM371156v2, whole genome shotgun sequence genome:
- the LOC130514704 gene encoding potassium voltage-gated channel subfamily C member 1-like isoform X1 → MTCSASDSEKIVINCGGIRHETYRSTLKTLPGTRLSWLTEPDAYSNFDYDPKSDEFFFDRHPATFAFILNYYRTGKLHCPSDVCGPLFEEELAFWGIDETDVEACCWMNYRQHRDAEEALESFETPEPDAPEDDPALTGGADGDLKRLCMQEDGRRATWWEVWQPNMWALFEDPYSSKYARYVAFGSLFFILLSISTFCLETHEVFNTIYNKTENVTFGNSTNEEIVYEVVTDEWLTYVEGTCVIWFTIEVLLRVIFCPDKSEFFRSPLNIIDFVAIVPFYLEVALSGLSSKTAKDVLSFLRVVRFVRILRIFKLTRHFVGLRVLGHTLRASTNEFLLLIIFLALGVLIFATMIYYAERIGADPGDPTAAAHTDFKNIPIGFWWAVVTMTTLGYGDMFPRTWSGMLVGALCALAGVLTIAMPVPVIVNNFGMYYSLAMAKQKLPKKRNKHIPRAPQPGSPNYCKPDALAMATASPHRLVGNVLSPGMVGSGSIMGTGDCPLAQEEIIEINRTDSKKNGDAATNTAALANEDCPTIDQVLGDERSPATGGLGSTASRERYPHDRACFLLSAGEFQRTTDGNVRKATGYEKSRSLNNISGMTGAPLRLTPITNSTFEPFEPPGLRRCHSPIPSIL, encoded by the exons ATGACTTGCTCGGCGTCAGATAGCGAGAAGATCGTGATCAACTGCGGCGGGATTCGACACGAGACCTACCGGAGCACCCTGAAAACGCTACCCGGGACGCGCCTGTCTTGGCTGACCGAGCCCGACGCCTACAGCAACTTCGACTACGACCCCAAGTCTGACGAGTTCTTCTTCGACCGCCACCCGGCCACCTTCGCCTTCATCCTCAACTACTACCGCACCGGCAAACTCCACTGCCCCAGCGATGTGTGCGGGCCGCTCTTCGAGGAGGAGCTCGCCTTCTGGGGCATCGACGAGACGGACGTGGAGGCGTGCTGCTGGATGAACTACCGGCAGCACCGTGACGCAGAAGAAGCCCTGGAGAGCTTCGAGACGCCGGAGCCGGACGCGCCGGAGGATGATCCGGCCCTCACCGGCGGGGCGGACGGCGACCTGAAGCGGCTGTGCATGCAAGAGGACGGGCGCCGGGCGACGTGGTGGGAGGTGTGGCAGCCAAATATGTGGGCGCTCTTCGAGGATCCCTACTCCTCCAAATACGCACGG taTGTGGCCTTTGGCTcactcttcttcatcctcctgtccatctcCACTTTCTGCCTAGAGACCCACGAAGTCTTCAACACAATCTACAACAAAACGGAGAACGTCACTTTTGGGAACAGCACGAATGAAGAG ATTGTATATGAGGTGGTCACGGATGAGTGGCTGACGTATGTGGAAGGCACGTGCGTCATTTGGTTCACCATAGAGGTGTTGCTACGTGTCATCTTCTGCCCAGACAAGTCGGAGTTCTTCCGCAGCCCCCTTAACATCATTGACTTTGTGGCTATTGTGCCCTTTTACTTGGAGGTGGCCCTGAGCGGCCTCTCTTCCAAAACAGCCAAAGACGTGCTGAGCTTCCTGCGCGTGGTACGCTTCGTCCGTATCCTGCGTATATTCAAGCTGACCCGACACTTTGTCGGTCTGCGGGTCCTGGGCCACACCCTGCGGGCGAGCACCAATGAATTCCTGTTGCTTATCATCTTCCTGGCGTTGGGTGTCCTCATCTTTGCCACTATGATATACTATGCCGAACGCATCGGCGCCGACCCCGGTGACCCGACGGCTGCAGCTCATACCGACTTTAAGAATATCCCCATTGGTTTCTGGTGGGCCGTGGTAACGATGACCACTTTGGGCTACGGGGACATGTTCCCCAGGACGTGGTCGGGAATGTTGGTAGGTGCCTTGTGCGCCCTGGCAGGTGTGCTGACCATCGCCATGCCCGTGCCTGTCATTGTCAACAACTTTGGCATGTACTACTCCCTGGCCATGGCCAAGCAGAAGCTCCCTAAGAAGAGGAACAAGCATATCCCCCGAGCACCACAGCCAGGCAGCCCCAACTACTGCAAGCCAGATGCGCTCGCCATGGCGACTGCCTCACCTCACAGGCTGGTGGGCAATGTACTCTCACCAGGCATGGTGGGATCAGGAAGCATAATGGGCACTGGTGACTGCCCACTGGCACAGGAGGAGATCATTGAGATCAACCGGACAG ACTCCAAGAAAAATGGCGACGCGGCAACCAACACTGCGGCCTTGGCCAATGAGGACTGCCCCACCATCGACCAGGTCCTGGGGGACGAACGCAGCCCCGCCACCGGGGGCCTCGGCTCCACCGCCAGCCGGGAACGCTACCCGCACGACAGggcctgcttcctgctgagcGCTGGCGAGTTCCAGCGCACGACTGACGGGAATGTCCGGAAAG
- the LOC130514704 gene encoding potassium voltage-gated channel subfamily C member 1-like isoform X3 translates to MTCSASDSEKIVINCGGIRHETYRSTLKTLPGTRLSWLTEPDAYSNFDYDPKSDEFFFDRHPATFAFILNYYRTGKLHCPSDVCGPLFEEELAFWGIDETDVEACCWMNYRQHRDAEEALESFETPEPDAPEDDPALTGGADGDLKRLCMQEDGRRATWWEVWQPNMWALFEDPYSSKYARYVAFGSLFFILLSISTFCLETHEVFNTIYNKTENVTFGNSTNEEIVYEVVTDEWLTYVEGTCVIWFTIEVLLRVIFCPDKSEFFRSPLNIIDFVAIVPFYLEVALSGLSSKTAKDVLSFLRVVRFVRILRIFKLTRHFVGLRVLGHTLRASTNEFLLLIIFLALGVLIFATMIYYAERIGADPGDPTAAAHTDFKNIPIGFWWAVVTMTTLGYGDMFPRTWSGMLVGALCALAGVLTIAMPVPVIVNNFGMYYSLAMAKQKLPKKRNKHIPRAPQPGSPNYCKPDALAMATASPHRLVGNVLSPGMVGSGSIMGTGDCPLAQEEIIEINRTDSKKNGDAATNTAALANEDCPTIDQVLGDERSPATGGLGSTASRERYPHDRACFLLSAGEFQRTTDGNVRKVGGTVNGYWSDSPW, encoded by the exons ATGACTTGCTCGGCGTCAGATAGCGAGAAGATCGTGATCAACTGCGGCGGGATTCGACACGAGACCTACCGGAGCACCCTGAAAACGCTACCCGGGACGCGCCTGTCTTGGCTGACCGAGCCCGACGCCTACAGCAACTTCGACTACGACCCCAAGTCTGACGAGTTCTTCTTCGACCGCCACCCGGCCACCTTCGCCTTCATCCTCAACTACTACCGCACCGGCAAACTCCACTGCCCCAGCGATGTGTGCGGGCCGCTCTTCGAGGAGGAGCTCGCCTTCTGGGGCATCGACGAGACGGACGTGGAGGCGTGCTGCTGGATGAACTACCGGCAGCACCGTGACGCAGAAGAAGCCCTGGAGAGCTTCGAGACGCCGGAGCCGGACGCGCCGGAGGATGATCCGGCCCTCACCGGCGGGGCGGACGGCGACCTGAAGCGGCTGTGCATGCAAGAGGACGGGCGCCGGGCGACGTGGTGGGAGGTGTGGCAGCCAAATATGTGGGCGCTCTTCGAGGATCCCTACTCCTCCAAATACGCACGG taTGTGGCCTTTGGCTcactcttcttcatcctcctgtccatctcCACTTTCTGCCTAGAGACCCACGAAGTCTTCAACACAATCTACAACAAAACGGAGAACGTCACTTTTGGGAACAGCACGAATGAAGAG ATTGTATATGAGGTGGTCACGGATGAGTGGCTGACGTATGTGGAAGGCACGTGCGTCATTTGGTTCACCATAGAGGTGTTGCTACGTGTCATCTTCTGCCCAGACAAGTCGGAGTTCTTCCGCAGCCCCCTTAACATCATTGACTTTGTGGCTATTGTGCCCTTTTACTTGGAGGTGGCCCTGAGCGGCCTCTCTTCCAAAACAGCCAAAGACGTGCTGAGCTTCCTGCGCGTGGTACGCTTCGTCCGTATCCTGCGTATATTCAAGCTGACCCGACACTTTGTCGGTCTGCGGGTCCTGGGCCACACCCTGCGGGCGAGCACCAATGAATTCCTGTTGCTTATCATCTTCCTGGCGTTGGGTGTCCTCATCTTTGCCACTATGATATACTATGCCGAACGCATCGGCGCCGACCCCGGTGACCCGACGGCTGCAGCTCATACCGACTTTAAGAATATCCCCATTGGTTTCTGGTGGGCCGTGGTAACGATGACCACTTTGGGCTACGGGGACATGTTCCCCAGGACGTGGTCGGGAATGTTGGTAGGTGCCTTGTGCGCCCTGGCAGGTGTGCTGACCATCGCCATGCCCGTGCCTGTCATTGTCAACAACTTTGGCATGTACTACTCCCTGGCCATGGCCAAGCAGAAGCTCCCTAAGAAGAGGAACAAGCATATCCCCCGAGCACCACAGCCAGGCAGCCCCAACTACTGCAAGCCAGATGCGCTCGCCATGGCGACTGCCTCACCTCACAGGCTGGTGGGCAATGTACTCTCACCAGGCATGGTGGGATCAGGAAGCATAATGGGCACTGGTGACTGCCCACTGGCACAGGAGGAGATCATTGAGATCAACCGGACAG ACTCCAAGAAAAATGGCGACGCGGCAACCAACACTGCGGCCTTGGCCAATGAGGACTGCCCCACCATCGACCAGGTCCTGGGGGACGAACGCAGCCCCGCCACCGGGGGCCTCGGCTCCACCGCCAGCCGGGAACGCTACCCGCACGACAGggcctgcttcctgctgagcGCTGGCGAGTTCCAGCGCACGACTGACGGGAATGTCCGGAAAG
- the LOC130514704 gene encoding potassium voltage-gated channel subfamily C member 1-like isoform X2 encodes MTCSASDSEKIVINCGGIRHETYRSTLKTLPGTRLSWLTEPDAYSNFDYDPKSDEFFFDRHPATFAFILNYYRTGKLHCPSDVCGPLFEEELAFWGIDETDVEACCWMNYRQHRDAEEALESFETPEPDAPEDDPALTGGADGDLKRLCMQEDGRRATWWEVWQPNMWALFEDPYSSKYARYVAFGSLFFILLSISTFCLETHEVFNTIYNKTENVTFGNSTNEEIVYEVVTDEWLTYVEGTCVIWFTIEVLLRVIFCPDKSEFFRSPLNIIDFVAIVPFYLEVALSGLSSKTAKDVLSFLRVVRFVRILRIFKLTRHFVGLRVLGHTLRASTNEFLLLIIFLALGVLIFATMIYYAERIGADPGDPTAAAHTDFKNIPIGFWWAVVTMTTLGYGDMFPRTWSGMLVGALCALAGVLTIAMPVPVIVNNFGMYYSLAMAKQKLPKKRNKHIPRAPQPGSPNYCKPDALAMATASPHRLVGNVLSPGMVGSGSIMGTGDCPLAQEEIIEINRTDSKKNGDAATNTAALANEDCPTIDQVLGDERSPATGGLGSTASRERYPHDRACFLLSAGEFQRTTDGNVRKENSSESSLFIRYMQKEAVTVN; translated from the exons ATGACTTGCTCGGCGTCAGATAGCGAGAAGATCGTGATCAACTGCGGCGGGATTCGACACGAGACCTACCGGAGCACCCTGAAAACGCTACCCGGGACGCGCCTGTCTTGGCTGACCGAGCCCGACGCCTACAGCAACTTCGACTACGACCCCAAGTCTGACGAGTTCTTCTTCGACCGCCACCCGGCCACCTTCGCCTTCATCCTCAACTACTACCGCACCGGCAAACTCCACTGCCCCAGCGATGTGTGCGGGCCGCTCTTCGAGGAGGAGCTCGCCTTCTGGGGCATCGACGAGACGGACGTGGAGGCGTGCTGCTGGATGAACTACCGGCAGCACCGTGACGCAGAAGAAGCCCTGGAGAGCTTCGAGACGCCGGAGCCGGACGCGCCGGAGGATGATCCGGCCCTCACCGGCGGGGCGGACGGCGACCTGAAGCGGCTGTGCATGCAAGAGGACGGGCGCCGGGCGACGTGGTGGGAGGTGTGGCAGCCAAATATGTGGGCGCTCTTCGAGGATCCCTACTCCTCCAAATACGCACGG taTGTGGCCTTTGGCTcactcttcttcatcctcctgtccatctcCACTTTCTGCCTAGAGACCCACGAAGTCTTCAACACAATCTACAACAAAACGGAGAACGTCACTTTTGGGAACAGCACGAATGAAGAG ATTGTATATGAGGTGGTCACGGATGAGTGGCTGACGTATGTGGAAGGCACGTGCGTCATTTGGTTCACCATAGAGGTGTTGCTACGTGTCATCTTCTGCCCAGACAAGTCGGAGTTCTTCCGCAGCCCCCTTAACATCATTGACTTTGTGGCTATTGTGCCCTTTTACTTGGAGGTGGCCCTGAGCGGCCTCTCTTCCAAAACAGCCAAAGACGTGCTGAGCTTCCTGCGCGTGGTACGCTTCGTCCGTATCCTGCGTATATTCAAGCTGACCCGACACTTTGTCGGTCTGCGGGTCCTGGGCCACACCCTGCGGGCGAGCACCAATGAATTCCTGTTGCTTATCATCTTCCTGGCGTTGGGTGTCCTCATCTTTGCCACTATGATATACTATGCCGAACGCATCGGCGCCGACCCCGGTGACCCGACGGCTGCAGCTCATACCGACTTTAAGAATATCCCCATTGGTTTCTGGTGGGCCGTGGTAACGATGACCACTTTGGGCTACGGGGACATGTTCCCCAGGACGTGGTCGGGAATGTTGGTAGGTGCCTTGTGCGCCCTGGCAGGTGTGCTGACCATCGCCATGCCCGTGCCTGTCATTGTCAACAACTTTGGCATGTACTACTCCCTGGCCATGGCCAAGCAGAAGCTCCCTAAGAAGAGGAACAAGCATATCCCCCGAGCACCACAGCCAGGCAGCCCCAACTACTGCAAGCCAGATGCGCTCGCCATGGCGACTGCCTCACCTCACAGGCTGGTGGGCAATGTACTCTCACCAGGCATGGTGGGATCAGGAAGCATAATGGGCACTGGTGACTGCCCACTGGCACAGGAGGAGATCATTGAGATCAACCGGACAG ACTCCAAGAAAAATGGCGACGCGGCAACCAACACTGCGGCCTTGGCCAATGAGGACTGCCCCACCATCGACCAGGTCCTGGGGGACGAACGCAGCCCCGCCACCGGGGGCCTCGGCTCCACCGCCAGCCGGGAACGCTACCCGCACGACAGggcctgcttcctgctgagcGCTGGCGAGTTCCAGCGCACGACTGACGGGAATGTCCGGAAAG